The window CACCTCGGGGCGCCACGAGATGACGAGCACCTCGTGCTCCACAGTGAGGCGGCTCAGCAACGCCTCGGCAATGCGCCGCGACttgacggcggcgcgctcgagctcgagctggcgcaggcggTACTCCAActcggccgcctcctgcgctgcctgcacgtgtgcgtcggGCACccccggcagctgcggcgccgtgcccACGCTTTGCTGGTGCTCCCGCAGCTGGGTCTTGAAGTACTGCGCGCGTTGCCAGTGCAGCGTGCCTACtccgcccgcgccgccgtcgcggccccTTTTCGATTCTGAGgtcggcggagcggcagctgtgggcgaggccgaggcgccgccgtccgccgctgcggcgtcatTGATACCGGAGGGCAACGTGATCGATCCTGCCGGGCTCAGCCGGTCGGCGTGCCGCAGCTTCTTCGCGGTAATGACGCGACTCTGCACGTTCTCCGGCGGGTGCACGGTAGcgagcgcagccgcacagcTCTTCCTatcaccagcggcggccccGATGCCTACACAGAAGATGGTGAGGTGCAGTTGTCCCGCATGCCGCATCACGGGAAACACCTTCGGTGGCACCACCTGCTCCGTCATGCTCAAGtcccgctgcagcaccacatcCATGGGAATCATCGCACACGTGGCCGAGATAGGCCGGCGGAAGGTGGACAGCGGCAGACTTGCCGTGACGAGGTAGAACATACTCAGCGCGTCGTACAGGTGCACGTAGACAACAGCGTTGCTCAAGGACTTGTACTTGCGCATAGCACTGCTCTGCAGTGCCGCTGTCGGTTCGCACCATACAAAGCCGGCCTCGCGGCGATCGTCGTACACCTTGTAACTCTCGTTGGTGGGCGTCCGCTCTACGGAGGTGACGTGCAGGGGACCCACCTGCTGATACGGCAGAGGACCGAACGAGAAGAGCAGACAGATGTCCACCGGCATGTGCAGCGCGTTGTCCATGGTTATGCCCTCCAGCCGGAAGCCGTAGAGAGACGACGTGAGCCCGTCAACGACCGGCGCCGTGTCGTCCAGCAGAGTCCCGTGTAGGGGGTGAAGAATGGGCTGCACGCCATCTTGCATGAGCTTGCGCGCCCTCCACGAGACTGCGAGGGGCCGCGGCGCGAGGTCGATCaagtcgacgccgccgtccgccAGGCCCTTGTtgaggcgctcctgcaggGCAGGACTGAGGGCAGCCaagccgctgccatcgccgctAGTCTGTTGGAGAATCATGTCCTGTGCCTCGCGcaccttgcgcagctcctccatgATGGTGCAGAGTAGCTTGAAGATGCCTGCGCTGTCTCCGCCGTCGGCGGGTGTCGGCAAGGCTGTGTAGCTGGGTGGCCCCACCGCCACGCGACTGCCAGGGACGTCGGCGGTAGAAAGAACCTGCGCCGGCCTCGCTCCGGAgatgacggaggaggcggaggaagtTAGCGAGGAAGAGCTTACCTCATCCTTCGTGATTTCCTCCTTCTGCTGTGCTGCTACCGCCGCTGGGGCGGCGACGGGGCCTGCGGGCAGCGCCCTTGCTGGCCTGCCGGTGTCGTGGTACTCCACGGTGAGGGTTACCGCGATCGGCAGCCGCCCATACGGGCTTGTAGAGTCCACCATCAGCAGCCGCGCGTCTTCGCAGGAGAAGGGACCCCGCAAGGCTGGAAGGTTCTCGACTCGGATGTCGCGGTCCTGCATCGGCATCATGCAAAGTGGTAGCACGCAGAAGCCCAGAACGGCAAAGGCGCGTGAGCctggcgcgcggcggcggatggCCAGCACCAACGACGTGGCGGAGTGCACGGGCAGCCGGTCAATTTCGAGAGGCAGGTCAGAGCGCAGTAGGACCGTGTTggcggccggcgctgcaggcggacGCCGGGTAGATGAGGAAGAGGTGGTCGATGAGGAGCTGTGCCGACCGCCGTCGCTCGGCGCCTCTAAGACCAGCGACACCTCGCTGCCCTTGCCAAGCTGCTGAAAGCCGTTATGGGCCACCGCTGCGACGGACCAGTCCGCGTCCGGGTCGGCCAAGTTCCACGCTGACTCCTCCGTCGAGCCAGACAGCTCAATGCTCCTCACGCACAGTCGGAAAAGTGAGGTACCAGGCATTGGTGTGGCGCGTGTGAAGTCCTCGGAGACGAAGATGCCAGGCGGCACCAGCTCCCCCATCAGCTGCGCGAGTGCTGCGTCCTGGTCCACAGCCACATCGCATGTTAGCGCGACGTCGCTCGGAGCCGTCGGCAGGCTGACCGCGGGCCACGAGCTCTTCTCCACGAGCAGGAGGTGCGCACTGCCAGGCCGCAGCCTGACCGAGATCGTGCCGCTCATCATCTCCTCCACTGGGCAGAAGCCCCAGCTGGTAACTCGGTACTCTTccagcggtgccgacggGCGAGTGTCATGCACCACAGTCTCCAACACAAGGAGCTGGGCCGGAGCCACTTGCACGGCTAGCGGCCGAGTCATATCACGCGCCTCCAGCTGGTACGTCGCGCCCAGAAACATCTTGCGTGCAGGGTCGAAGAGAGCGAGATTAACGGCCTCGATATCGCTCGCCGCAATTCGCTGCTTAGTCAGCTCGCGAAAGCGGAGACGCAGCGTGTGCACCGCTCCGCCATGGAATTGAACCTGCTTCCGGGCCGCCGCGCACTCCCACGTATCATACCGAAAGGCGTTGGAGAGCAGAAGGCGCGCCGTCTGCTCCGCCGAGCGGGAATGCCACGCTGGGCTACCGGAACGAGGCATTTCTGTACGCGACTTTGTCTGTGCCAGTGTGCAGGGCTGCCTTGTGCCTAGggcttctcccttctcttcccttcaTGCGCCTCAGACGAGTaaaatacacacacatacacagagcagcaacagcagccacTGATGCAGCGTGTCCTCCTTGTATGTAGAGTGCTGGGGatgcgggaggggggggctggGAACCCCTTTGCCGGTCCCACTGCTCCTTCGCCGTGACGGTGTGCTGCTTTCCTCCGTTGGCCGCCTCTATGAAAGGATAATGAAAGCACCACAGAGCAGAACAACGTATTCCAGGCTGCAGCCCTGTCCTTTTTCGTGGATGGCAAGACGTGTGCCGCGGCTGATGCGGCTGCTCTCGCCGTTATGTAACTCCCTGCTGTCTTGAAGGGGTGCGTTGTGTATGTGCTTGTGAGTGACTGGACCTGTGGTGGTTGCGCGGTGGGGGTTGGGGTCTATGCTTCTTGTCGTGCACACGGTGCACTCGTGCGTAAGCGcctcgctctgtgtgtgcgtgtgtcggaATGCCCGCACTCGTGTATACGTGTGGGCTTGTGCCGTGTACACAGCGGCGAACGCGGACAGACACCACCGACACACCTGCTGCCGTACTTCGCGCTTACCCGTGTGGGGAGTTGGAGAGCGTTGGAGGGAGATAGAGAAGGAGTACGTACGTGCGCAGGCATGCAAGGGGGCCACTGATGGTAGCGAGTACGAAAAGTCAAGCGACCCTCTTTCACAGAAAGAGGTGCACGCCGACCATGTGGTGCATGTGAGTGTCTCGAAcacgtgtttgtgtgtgtcacAGACCACGTAAGAAACGAGGGATACGCGGGGTGGGAGAGGTGGAGGTacgcgcaagcacgcacCATTCATAGCAAGCACAGACCACCTCACCCCACTGCACAACTGCAACAGCTGtgcactccctctccctcgttcGCTCACGACTACTACACACGCAGCACTTGGTGCAGCGGCGAaccgcagcgcatgcgctACTCCACAACCTGTTCCAtccgcgccaccgcgacacCAGCGGCAGGCGTGCCGTCAACTCATCGCACGGCACTGCAGCGACGCATCACCGTCTCTGCGTGGAAAGCATGAGCCTCCAGTAGCTCCAACGTCGTCGAGTTGTGCCTTACCAGTaacacatatacatacacgtacacacacgcacacgtctgcGTTACACATACCGTGCCTGTCCATACCTCTTCGGAGCGTTGTAAAAGGGCAACACGGGGAAGGGGGTTCggacaagcacacacgcacacaggcacttCACCGGCCAGCTCTTCGTCCTCCCACGGTATCGATGCCACACACGTGCAAGGAGCAGGCGACTGCTGTGGCTGTTGTTCaagggagaaaaagagaggcgTTATCGACGTCCGCAAGACGGCGGTCACTGAGCTGTTCGAGTGTGTGCACACGTGGTCGGAGGATGGCTGGACAGCCACAAGCGAGCAGGCGATGAGCGTGCGGGcctgcgcctgtgcgtgcgtgtgattGGGTACGTGTGCGAGTGAGCGTGGTAGTAGGTTTAAAGGGGCGTGCTCAcagcaggaggagaaagTAGCGGGTAGACAGCGAGGCTAGCGCGTAGGAAAAAGTAGAAGAACCCCGCGCAGGTAGCAGGGACGCGGTGTGtctgcgtatgtgtgtgtgtagggagCGTGTGGGAGCGCACACATTTACACGTGCTGCTCACTATCTCTTCGCACATCCGCCCACTCCCCACtcaccacacgcgcacaacaaGGGATGTCAacactccctctccttcaccgcggccgctgctgcgccaacATCGGGCCTCCGCGCAGGAGGACCGACAGCCCGCTTACCCGCCCCCTTGCTCTTAGAGCTCCTGTGCGTCGTGTACCACGTTACGGTGCGTGCGCCCGTTGTCAACAGCGCCACCGGGGCCGACCGCAGCTGCCAGAGAatagaaaacaaaagaatCATAAACGAACGGAGAACAAAgtcgaggaagagaagagagagacagaggagacgggggaggggtgtgggtggctcggcagcagcgccgatgtgcgccggtgtgtgtctgtgccagcgcactctctcgcccctccccctctacTATCTCGACCGGCGGCCGCTGTTGCTCCCGCTTACATGAGGGCGCTGGGCTGGTTCGTCCACGACTTGCCTTTTTCCTCCGATATATTCTTCAGCGCCTTCACCCAGGTGCCGGCCTGCACCATGGCGTGGTGCAGCTCGCTGCCGATGCTGATGAAGGTGAAGCCCTTCTCCAGGAACTCACCTACGCGGTCCGTGCCGAACAGAAACAGGCCCAGAATGACGTCGTGCTTCTTGGCCGTCGTGATGAGCTTGTCCGTGGCAGCCTGCAGCTCCGGCGAGAAGTACATCTGCGGGAACACGTAGCGGCCGTCGTACAGGCCCATGGACATGCAGAGGTCGTTCTGGCCAAGGAAGGCGATGTCGATGCCCTTCACGGCCATGATTTCCTCCAGGTTCTCAAtgcacgccgccgtctccaccTGGAAGGCGACCACCACGTTCTTATTCGACTCCGGCACGTAGCCGAGTAGGCCCTTCGCGTTCAtgcactgctgcggctggtACACGGAGCGCGTGCCAGTCGTCGGGTAATAGCAGCAGGACAcggcctcctgcagctcctgcgcatTGTTCACGTACGGGATCAGTacgccatcggcgccgtTGTCCAGAGCGCACTGGATGCCGGCGCGGTCCTGTGTGCTTGCCACGCGCACCATGACCTTGGAGTGACCCGTGCGGATGGCAGCGATCATGTGCGCCATCGTCAGCGGGTCCACCGGCGAGTGCTGAGCGTCGATCAGCAGCCAGTCGTAGCCGGAGTGGCTGAACTggcccgccagcagcgggctGGCGGAGTTCAGGAAGATGCCGAACTTCGGCTTGCCGGCACGCATCTCGGCCTTGAActcagcgccaccagcggaCATGGTTCACGAAAGAGAGTGAGGAGGTaagggtggcggtggcggctgtaTAGGAGCGGCTAccagagagtgagagagagggagcgataCGCGAAGGCGGTAGGAAGATATGCGAGGGTGAGTGCCTGGGCCAGGGGAGAGGCTGCAGTGTGGAAGCGAGGCtttgaggaggagaggcgaggggAAGGTGGGAGGGATGCGATGAGCAGGGAGATGCATATGTGCaatgtgcatgtgtgtatgcgtgtgtgcgtgataCAGTGCAGTCTCCGAAAACGGAAAGTGCATGATACAGCCCTACCGTGATCCAGCGGATGCCCACATGAGCAGgtacccacacacacacacacacacatatgcacaCCAGCATTGAGACTTGCGGTGCTCCACGGCGAGGGAGCCGCGCCGTCCGAGTGCTCGAGAGAGGGGAGCCGTCTCACCTGTATGTGCTGCCGTGTGGAGGCTCAGGCTCAGGCGTGGCGCCTGTGCCGCTCACTGCCTGTGAAGGTCACGTTAGCTTGCACTGAGAACCTCCACGCGGTCCTTACGATGCCCCAAAGCTAAAACTGTGTTTTGTACCTGCATGGCCTGCGTATGCGTGCCTGTCTGTGTTgggtgtggggggggtggggaggagggagacaCGGACGGGGTCACGTCCATCCATACTCTCACCATCACCGCGACTaatgctgctgcgacggctgcggaGCCACATCGCCCAGCGAAGAAGGTGCCACACTTATCCACATcaacacagacgcgcacgtgAAACACGCAGGCAGGGAGACGAGCTGCACACTCGGCAGAAGATAACATGGGCAGGAGAACGAAAAGCGAGGGAAGATGTCGACAGACGGCCCAGCCTCGTGACACCACCAACACGCTCACCCACGCAGATGTGCGATCACCACACAGAAGGAAAGGTGAAGGCacagtcacacacacacacatatatatacagtgaagcgggaggagggagcaacacacaacaaaaacgaaacaaACAAATCAGCGAGAAGTACACATGGGTGTGCGAGCGCCATGTAAGAATCGACAGTCTGCTCATGACGCCACCGACGAGGATCGTGACTGCCGTGAGAGTTCGAGGGtaagaggagagaagggaaaagggggacAGACTGACTACAGACACCGTCTCCTCATAGCGCagaggcgcgtgcgcggcatcctcagccgcagcatctactgctgctgcagggtCTCGACTGCCTTCACCAGCACCTTGCTGACCTCCTCGTCTGAGGCGCTGTCGTCCAACATCTCCAGCGCCTTGGCCAtgacgcgctgcgctgcacggcgctggcCGAGCACCTCCACATCTGGGATGACGAGCTCGAAGCGGAGGGGGCTCGCAATGTAGTCCAGCGTCTGCGAGCGGCCCTCGAGAATGACGTTGTAGCCGTCGGCGCTGAGCTGCTTgacggcaccagcgccgaaGCGGATGACCTCGCCCTGGGTCTGCTGGGCTACCGTTGGTACCTTGGAACTGATAAGTGGGGTCTTGAGCAGCGTGTTCTGCACATCGGCCACGCGCGTCGTGCCGTCGAGCATCGTATGAAACATCCCGTCCTCACATTTCACAAACGTGACGCGCTTCTCGACGGAGGAGAGTAGCTCATCAGTCAAGCTCTCTTCCGTGATCTCCTTCCCCTGGGCAGCGAGAACCTCGTTGCACAGATACGTGTAGCTGCGGAAAATGTTGCCGTTGCTCCACGTGACGCACTTAGGCAGCGCATCCTTGAGCTTGCTCACGGTGGTGCCCTTGCCAGTACCGCTGAGTCCCTGCAGAATGATGACATTGCCGTTCTTGGATGGGAGCGCTGCCACGATCTTGTCCGTCACCTCCTGCGCACTGAGCCCGACCACGTTCAGCTTGTTCACTGGCGACACATCCGGCTTTCCGCTCACGATGCCCTTGCGAATGGCGATGCGGATGCCGTCGCTCAGCTTCTCGGCATCCTCGTTGTCGCGCTTGAGGATATCCTCACCCTCGCTCTTGGAGAGGCACTGAAAGTTGGCGTTTCCCTTCAGGAGTGCGAGCacgcaggagctgctgacgTCATCCTGCTCGCGAAGGATCTGGAGAGTCGTCTTCTGCATAGGGGGcgtgagggggtgggggagtaggtgggagggagaaggagtggtgggggggggcgcagtgtgggcagcagcggagggtgggcgacgacgaggggtgtgcgtgcctctttgcgtgtatgtgtattTTGGGATGTTTGCTCTTTGCGTGCTATGAAGGAGACCGCGCGTGGGCggcaggagggggggggggggtggcggtgacgaGAAGCGATGGAAGAAGCACaagaggtggaggggagggtaggggaggtgcgtgtgtatgcgggCGTGCCCGGTAAGCCAGTGCAACTCTTTCTTACGGCATGCACCAGGGCCTATGGGGATTGGTTGGCCTCACGGCATCTTCATCTCGATCGAGGCCAAACCACCGGACTGGCGGGGTGTACACTTCCCAGCGCTGCCACAGAAGACGCGCGGATGTCGTAAGACGACGAAGAGGGCGCGTGGCCACAGAGATCTTGTCCGTGCCCCGCTGTCATGGACAAACCGCCACGAGCATCTTCTGCCCAAACGGATACATgagaggtgcgcacgcgtgagTGAGCcagcgggggggggacagGGAGTGGCGTGGATCTTCCAAGAGGTAGCACACGGGTGGAGTGGGGTGACGTGGACAGAGGGCAGGAAGGAatggagagaaggaagggaggggggcacgACCATGGGCGGTGGCTGGTGGCGGCAAACGCGATATGCTGAACACGACTACAAACTAAAGAAATCGTACAAGCGTGAGAGGGATGCGCATAGCGCATCCTTGAACCGACGCACGCAGGAGacagtgagggagagggagggggggatTCGCATTGCCTGAAACTTGCGAAGAGGAGTATGCGCCATAGAGCATTAGACACAGAGTGCGCACCACTGACactccttcctcttcgcaGCGCAAGCGCGCGTTGACGCCTGAGCACAGACcagcgtgcacacacacacacacacaagcgtgAAAATGCATGCATACGCATTTGCGTGGACGTCGCAGCAACACGCCCCCACGGCAGGGCACTCGCTTCCTTCgcatcttcctctcttccaAAAAGCGCACGCAGTTGCGACCTGGCGGACCTAGTTGTCTGGAGTGTGGCTGAGCGAGTGCGGCCACTACTTCTCTCCGCTGTTCTCGTGGAGCTGTTGGAGTTGCAGGAGTGCGTTGTAGTTGTCCAGCACATCGTACACGGtgtccgcctccgccagtgCCTCCAGCACAGGGAtcaagcgcagcagctcctcgtcgcGTGAATCGTCGAACCATGACGTGATGGGGATTGCGTTGCGCTGCTGGAAGAGGTAGGCGATGGGGCTGTTGTCGATGATCGCCACCTGCTCTAGATTTCGGCCTAACAACGAGAGATCTTTCACGTAGGTTGTGCCGACCACACTGCAGTGCTCGCGGAAGAGTCGCAGGCTGCCAAGAATGCGCTGCTTATCAATCGAGTCCATCAGCGGGTCGCAGTACGTGCTGAGGGAGGCCGTGAAGATGACAACCTCGAAGAGCGGCGCTACCGCCTCGAGGAAGCGATGGAGATGCGGCCGGAAGGCTACGTAGACGTTTACATGGGTGTCACGATCGAGGGCGATAGGGAGGTGCACGTCGTACCGACCCGTGTTTTGGTAGGAGCTGTGCACCAGCGTCTCGTCGACGTCGAGGATGAGGCACTTCTTGTTCCGGACGGCGGGAAGCGGCTCCGGTAGTAACGAGGGGTGCGCCGAGGCGTCAATGGGCGACGTGTTCTTGGGCTGGTTGCGGATGTAGCGGGCCCGCTCCACCAATTCAGtggcgtgcacgcgctggcgggagccggtgctgccgcctgtACTACCGCCGGCGACTCGGGGGCCGGCGTGTGcattgccgctgccgtccgtGCCACTGCTATCGCCGTAGCCACCAGTATGCCCCCCAgcgctccgctgctgctgcaagctggacggcgcgtgctgcgacACCTGCGTGATTAGTGTGCTGACCGGCGTCACGGTAGaggtgggggtggtggtggccgaggacggcggggtggcgcctcctcctgcgccgccgccgcggtatGGACTCGCCGGCATCGCATTGAtactgctgctggaggcggcagtgAGTCGGCCGGATGACGAGggttgctgctcttgctgctgcgattCCAGCTTCTCGGAGACGCCCCTGAAAAACGACGTCGGGGTCGCGTTTGTTTCACGCTCGCCGTCCATGATGCCCGAGAGGACTCGGGCAGCGACTGTGGCAGCAACGGCCggacagggagagagacagcgaaaCACGCACAACCGAATATCACTAACAACACGCCCACAATCGGATCAGGCGTGCGCAGGTCGGTTATACAtagagagaggcacagacgcacgcaggcacgcacgtacacgaacacac is drawn from Leishmania infantum JPCM5 genome chromosome 25 and contains these coding sequences:
- a CDS encoding putative 2,4-dihydroxyhept-2-ene-1,7-dioic acid aldolase; this encodes MSAGGAEFKAEMRAGKPKFGIFLNSASPLLAGQFSHSGYDWLLIDAQHSPVDPLTMAHMIAAIRTGHSKVMVRVASTQDRAGIQCALDNGADGVLIPYVNNAQELQEAVSCCYYPTTGTRSVYQPQQCMNAKGLLGYVPESNKNVVVAFQVETAACIENLEEIMAVKGIDIAFLGQNDLCMSMGLYDGRYVFPQMYFSPELQAATDKLITTAKKHDVILGLFLFGTDRVGEFLEKGFTFISIGSELHHAMVQAGTWVKALKNISEEKGKSWTNQPSALM